A section of the Alligator mississippiensis isolate rAllMis1 chromosome 8, rAllMis1, whole genome shotgun sequence genome encodes:
- the LOC102562844 gene encoding glutamine amidotransferase-like class 1 domain-containing protein 3, mitochondrial, with product MGKKVAIVLAGCGVYDGSEIHESSAVLVHLSREGAQGEFYAPDIDQMHVVDHVKGQPTQEKRNVLIESARIARGNIKDLAKLNVKELDALIIPGGFGVAKNLSTWAVEGKNFTVSKAVEDTLKAFHAAKKPIGLCCISPVLAAKIFPGCELTVGHDTECEKWPYAKTAETMKELGCKHVNKHINEIHVDAKNKLVTTSAFMCNAPIHEVYDGVGKMVKEVLRLA from the exons ATGGGCAAGAAGGTGGCCATTGTCTTGGCTGGCTGTGGTGTATATGATGGCAGCGAAAtccatgagtcttctgctgtgctggtgcatctcagcagggagggggcacag GGAGAGTTTTATGCTCCTGATATAGACCAGATGCATGTGGTGGATCACGTGAAAGGTCAGCCAACTCAGGAGAAACGAAACGTGCTGATTGAAAGTGCCAGAATTGCTAGAGGCAACATCAAAGACCTGGCCAAACTGAATGTCAAGGAATTGGATGCTCTGATCATACCAG GTGGTTTTGGAGTGGCCAAAAATCTTAGTACTTGGGCTGTAGAGGGAAAGAACTTCACTGTCTCCAAGGCAGTGGAGGACACTCTGAAGGCATTCCATGCTGCCAAGAAGCCCATTGGCTTGTGCTGCATTtccccagtgctggcagccaaaatcttcccaggaTGCGAGCTGACTGTTGGACATGACACAGAATGTGAGAA GTGGCCCTATGCAAAGACTGCTGAAACCATGAAGGAACTTGGCTGTAAACATGTAAACAAACATATAAATGAGATTCATGTAGATGCAAAGAACAAGCTGGTGACTACCAGTGCCTTCATGTGCAATGCCCCGATCCATGAGGTCTATGATGGCGTTGGAAAGATGGTCAAAGAAGTGCTCAGATTGGCTTAA